The nucleotide window GCGGATGGTAGGAAATGCTGTCGAAAATGGCGATGTTGAGCGCGTCGATCGGGATCGGATGGTCGAAGGGCGCGGTGGCTTCCGCTCCCTCCACGAAGCCGATGATGTCCCCTTCCCCCGCGCCGAGGTTGTCATAAACCACCACGGTCGGCTGGGCGGAGAGCGCGGGGCGTTTCGCGCAGGCGTCGTTGAATTGGGAGCCATCGAGCGGGTTCACCAGCAGCCAGCGCCCGCCCTTGAAGGAGGCTTGCTGGATGACCATGGTGGCCCTGCCAATGACGTGTCCGATGCGCATTTGATAGGGGGATCTTCAGTCGACGATGCCTTGGATAAAATTGCGTATTGGCGAGGAATCATCGTGCACCAGATGCCGTGCGCCCAATCCATCGGTGGAAACAAAGACCTTCGAATGAAGTCCGGCACCGAAAAGATCGATGGCGATGCACGGCGCACCGACCGGTTTGTCATCCGCATCGACGGCCTGGCAGAGCATCAGCTTGCTACCCTTCAGCGAAGGATGGCAATGCGAGCTAACCGCGTGACCGACGACCCGTGCAACAAACATGGCGGTGATCAGATGATGCGGAGGTTTTCGACCATCACGCAGCGGCGTGTGCGCGTGAAGGTCTTCGGCGTGGTGATGCCCTCACCGGTGGTGGTGGCGATGGAGTAGGAAAGGTAGCCTTCGCCGCCCAGTCCGAGGCCGGCGACGGAGGGACCGTTCTTCACGAAGATGGTGGTGTCCATCTCGCGGGCCATGTAGGTCATGTGCTCCACGTCCTTCGAGTGGATGATGGCCGAGTGGCGATAGCCGTGCTCGGCGCGCTTCGCTTCGCGGACGCCGGTGACGAAGTCCGGCACGGCGACGATCGGCAGCACCGGCATCATCTGCTCCTCCTGGACGAAGGCATGGTCCGCATCCGTCTCCGCGAAAAGCAGCGGCGTGTTCGCAGCGACCGAAGTTCCCGCGACCTGCGCGAGCTTCGAAGGATCGGCTCCCACAAACGCGCGGTTCACGACCGGATGCGAGCAACCGCCGTCGGTTTCCTTGTAGGTGAAGGCGGACTTGGTGAGTTGTTCGAGTTGAGGCGAGGTGAGGCGCGCGGCACCGGCCTTCTGAAGTTCCTCGCAAAAGCGGTTGAATACCGAGCCCACCACGAACACCGCCTTCTCGCCGATGCAGAGCAGGTTGTTGTCGTACGCCGCCCCCTGGATCACATCGCGCGCGGCTTTGGCGAGATCCGCGGTTTCATCCACGACCACGGTGGGGTTGCCCGGACCCGCGCAGATCGCGCGCTTTCCGGACTTCATCGCGGCGCTCACCACGGCCGGACCACCGGTGATGGCGAGCAGCGGGATGAGCGGATTCTTGCAGATGAGTTCGAAGGACTCGAGCGTGGGCTCCTCGATGGTGGTGATGAGATTGGCGATGCCCAGTTCTCGCTGGATCGCCTCATTGTAGGCGCGCACCGCGAGTGCGGCGCTGCGGGCACCACCGGGATGCGGATTGAAAACGATCGCGTTTCCGGCAGCCACCATGTTGATGACATTGCCGGTGAGTGTGGGCACCGAGTGGGTGACCGGAAGGATCGCACCGACGACGCCGAAGGGCGCGTATTCCTCCAGCGTGATGCCACCGTCACCGCTCATCGCATCCGGACGCAGCCACTCCACGCCGGGGACGTTTTTGGTGATCTGGAGCTTCTCGATCTTGTGATCAAGGCGACCGATCTTGGTTTCTTCCATCTCGAACGTGCCCCAAGCCTGCGCATTGGAAACGGCGAGAGTCTTCACGATCTCCACCACCTTCGCGCGACCGGCCACGCCAAGCTTCTTGAGCTTCAGGTGGGCGTCGTTCGCGGCCTCCGCGGCCTTGTCCACGCAGGTGAAGACACCGGACTTGCCGGAGTCACCAGGGCAACCGCAGCCACAACCGGCCTTGGTGGAAGCCGGAGCCGCAGCGGCGGCAGGAGCCGGAACAGCGGTTCCTTGCGCGAGCTTCGCCACGACGCTTTCAACGACGCTGCGGAGGGTTTCGGGATCGAGAGTTTTCACAGAGACAAATGAGAAATTTTGACCACGGATTTCACGGATTCAAGGGATTGGGATGAACACAGGTGGCTTCAAAACCAGGAAGATATTTGACCACAGATTTCACAGATGACGCAGATTGAAGAAGTGATTCTTAAATCCAAAATCTGTGTAATCTGCGAAATCTGTGGTCCCTCCTCTTCTCTTCAATCCGTGGTTAATAATGGGATTCAACCACCCTTGTAGATGTTCTTACCGAGCACCTCGACCCGATCGACGATCGCCACGATGGCCGCATCGACGGGGACCTGCTTGAGGCCTTCGGCGGCGCGAGCGGAGCTGCCTTGGCAGAACATCACAAGCTCCCCTTCCCCCGCCCCGACGGTGTCGATGGCGACGACCGTGTTCTGGCCGGGCTTGAACTTCGACGGGTCCTTGTCGTCGACCAACATCGGACGGAGCAGCAGCAGCTTCCTGCCGGTCATCTGCTCGTCCTTTTTGGTGGCGACCACCTGCCCGATGACTTCCGCAAGGAACATGGTGCGAGGGAGTGAGTGGAGGTTCGTGATCCGGGATGCCGACGCAGGC belongs to Luteolibacter ambystomatis and includes:
- a CDS encoding EutN/CcmL family microcompartment protein, with product MRIGHVIGRATMVIQQASFKGGRWLLVNPLDGSQFNDACAKRPALSAQPTVVVYDNLGAGEGDIIGFVEGAEATAPFDHPIPIDALNIAIFDSISYHPL
- a CDS encoding EutN/CcmL family microcompartment protein: MFVARVVGHAVSSHCHPSLKGSKLMLCQAVDADDKPVGAPCIAIDLFGAGLHSKVFVSTDGLGARHLVHDDSSPIRNFIQGIVD
- a CDS encoding aldehyde dehydrogenase family protein — translated: MKTLDPETLRSVVESVVAKLAQGTAVPAPAAAAAPASTKAGCGCGCPGDSGKSGVFTCVDKAAEAANDAHLKLKKLGVAGRAKVVEIVKTLAVSNAQAWGTFEMEETKIGRLDHKIEKLQITKNVPGVEWLRPDAMSGDGGITLEEYAPFGVVGAILPVTHSVPTLTGNVINMVAAGNAIVFNPHPGGARSAALAVRAYNEAIQRELGIANLITTIEEPTLESFELICKNPLIPLLAITGGPAVVSAAMKSGKRAICAGPGNPTVVVDETADLAKAARDVIQGAAYDNNLLCIGEKAVFVVGSVFNRFCEELQKAGAARLTSPQLEQLTKSAFTYKETDGGCSHPVVNRAFVGADPSKLAQVAGTSVAANTPLLFAETDADHAFVQEEQMMPVLPIVAVPDFVTGVREAKRAEHGYRHSAIIHSKDVEHMTYMAREMDTTIFVKNGPSVAGLGLGGEGYLSYSIATTTGEGITTPKTFTRTRRCVMVENLRII
- a CDS encoding EutN/CcmL family microcompartment protein; its protein translation is MFLAEVIGQVVATKKDEQMTGRKLLLLRPMLVDDKDPSKFKPGQNTVVAIDTVGAGEGELVMFCQGSSARAAEGLKQVPVDAAIVAIVDRVEVLGKNIYKGG